A segment of the Mercurialis annua linkage group LG4, ddMerAnnu1.2, whole genome shotgun sequence genome:
GTTACTACCGCCACCAGCAGCTGACGATGCCATTCGATTCTGTTAACTGGCACCACCACCACGACTGATCTAATATCAGTCCTTTTATTGTAATTGAGAGATTGGGTATAGAGAGAAGCGAAGTGGATCCGATTGGGTTTCCCAGATCAGAAAATCGAAATGGATTTGATTATTGTATTCTAGAAATGAACGAATCGATCTTGCTcactttaatattattattattttccatgtaTGTCTGTGTCTGCGAAGAGTGAAAAAGATTATAGAATTATGGTTCTCGTAAATTCATTTGACACTTAGCCAGTCGCCGTAGGTCCAAAATAGTATAATTAGGCCAAATGtacaattttatattaatatttttcttatttaaacgatatcaattttaataaaaaattaaaatagatcctttttaatttctttttatgaatgattatttttaattttatggatATAGACCGTATATGAAAAATACACgagtatataatataatttaaacatgatacattattttaatttggaaaatatatattgaaaatataaattgaatacCAACGATTGAAATGGTCTAAGCATGTCaacttccggctgccacctaagtatttttggccggaaataccaaaataaaaaaaatgaaagtttaatgatcaacaagaaaaaaaatagtttaataacttaaataaaaaaaactggaAAGTTTATTGATTGATACCcctaaaaaatgattttcataaagtttcgcggtctttatttttttaattttacaaaaaaaaagttaatatttcACGAAGCTATTTGATGagaactttttaaattttaatttcagcTAGTTCTCcaatattttacaaaattaaaaaaaaaataagaaaaagagcccaaaaattcaaattttacatGATTTCacaaaatttcataaaagtcTCCAAATGTTgactttattttcaaatttcagCTGATTTTATAAAGTTTCAGCAAGTTTTATTCCATAAAACCCCACTTCTTTCtgaaaaacacaaatcaaaaatCATAGTTTTAAGGAGGTAGTTTGGTCTTCTGACCGGAAAACCTCCTCCTCcatcatttaaaatttactctttttttaataaatcctaTCTAATTTTTATTCAGTAAAATTTCTTTTCTTCAAATAGTGATTTGGTGGCTGAAAGACCCTTTGGGTTATAAGGTAAaccggtttttgatttgtaaatcggaaatttaaattctttaaagcggaaaagaaaatttaaagacacaagagatttagagtggttcggatcaactcacgatcctactccactactcaatctaagattgagattttagaatccactaaatgggattgtgctttatagataagcaccaactttacaaagagatttcttagagataatctcaaactcacaattgattttttaaggataatcaagaacctacaagggttgagtttttccaaagctaaactctaactcacaatgattaggagtttccaagattactccaaaactacaacaaaactaagtgatttaaaaatgtatgtttgttgtttcaaggtgtgtaaatcattaaccttgaaacattgcaaatgggtttatatttatacccaaagcaatctccaaacaaagcactaacaaacaaggcgagatatttgaatgagacaaaaaccttcaacggctagagccacgtgtcaatgcttcattgggtcttcaaaaatgtatccgttggatcttcaacggtctcatttatcgcgcccgagatgtgttcgtcgcgcccgtgattcgttCCAACGGTCGACTAGGGTTTTGTCAGCTCGAATATCGCCCCCGTGATACTTGCGTCGCCCCCGTGATATATATCGCCCCCGAGATGGAAatccatcacgggcgagatatgctactggacagctttctactcaaaaacacgatttttgctagagagctccgaattgacttccgattgttcctatgagttcctatacactaataaacatgattagatcactcatagttgattgtcaaagtcaaaacaaaaggagtttgaaaggacaaaGGTCCAACAGTAGCCATAAAACAACCTTTTAGCTTTAAATAACGAATTTCTTCAAAAATCTATTTGTGaagtttttttcttctttttttgagTCGGTTTGATGGATATTTACTCCGATCAGGAAAGTTGAAAGCTCTTTTGATCAGATCCAGACATTCAATTTAGAAAAATTGAGTTTTTAAAGATATATGTGATTTTTTTCATGTCATTTCATAAATATTGTGCTTgttttttattatatctaaCTCTTGAATTCACGTTGAAGATGAAATTTGGAAAGTTCAAAGTATCAAGAATAAAGCAATTTTAAAATCgtatttttaatattcaaaccataaaaatattgaatGACCTATTGATGATTAGATAAGTGTAAACTCTAATCAATGAATGTCTTGCAGTTCTCGTCATCTTTTGACTTTTATAGAATAGTTCACTCTAATCTATTGAGTAGCCGTTCATTTATATTCGTTTATCAATTTAGTGGAAAGTTTAACATGTGAAAaagattttatatattttttaaaaatgagtcACAATATCAAATTTCAACTGAATCGCAATTTCAGATTTCAGCtagttatattaaattttacgaaaatttaattttttttattgaaggcGTCATACTTGCATATTTCAactgattaaaaaattatttttttattgaaaatttcaaTTAGTTTCACAAATTTATTCTTGTTAAGAAAAAACAATTCAGATTGAAGTTAGTCTTATAATGTAGGTCAAACCcttaaaaaataccaaacttttgtgatttttgtcagttatgaccaacctttcaaaatttgcaaatataaccCGTTTTTATATAGTATGTTTCtttttatagccatttttgaaccgatttgttttttttattgtgattaacacaaaatgcaaaaatttgatattttgatgtGATTAAATCTTTTTTAATCTTATATACATGGTTATCATGTTGGcaaaaaaattggtttgattCTAATTTGTCTATAAAAGGAACATAATTTGGCAAAATGagttatatttgcaaattttaaaaggtttgtttataactgacaaaaatcaCAAAAGTTAGGTATATGTTTTGAGAATTTGGCCTATAATGTATCATAAAATTTGAGctagaaattttaattttttaaaagggaGAATATAAATACAAGAAAGAAGTGCGAATTGAAATCCGATTAGAAAAAAGAGAAATGGATATAATGAAGAAACACATGgagaaaaaataaactataattaaaaggaatatataaatcaaatgaaaaatgataaaaataaaaaatataaaaatgaaaaaggttATCCAATGAGTAAAAACTATAAATCAAattattagggttttatttttgtaattattattttggcaCACCATCAAAATTTTAcctttatattttgtatatatacatttttaaagTAGACCATTGTTTATATCattactttatttaaaaaagaaaagagaaaaactGACAGCCACGCGCTTTCCTTCAATGCAGCACATCAGGAtctacaaaattttaattaaataatttaagcaATTAGTAAATACTAGTAATATTTTTCCACATCTTCTATTGTTTATTGTCACCATGAGGGGCAGACAATCATCGCCACTCCAAGCtgtaatattaaatattaaagtaataataatagAGCTGCCTCTGCTGCTCCTCTTCCTCCGTCACCAATTACTAAACATTATAACATAATGGATTAGGTCAGGTGGCTGTGATAATTCAGCACACCACTCATTCACAATATTGAAAgggaaaattaataaataaaaattgaaacatcAGATGCTAAACACAACCCACTTTTTGGCATTTCACAATTCACAATTCACAATTCAACCAGCAGCAccaaaaacaaatagaaactACAAAAGCAACTGACCAATTTACAATCAAATACCACAATCACGATTTTACATGTATGTATCCCATGCTTTATATCCGAATATATTCAAGACTAGTCACAATTTCCAGACCCACAagacaaacaaatataaaatccACATATCAAGTATAACAAATGAGAATGCATTCAACTGCAGCACCCTCCTGCTTGAGAAGATGACCCGTCTCTGCCTCCCGATGGCCCTGGGATACCGCCGTATCCTACTTTTATTCCATAAGACTGCACgcaacaaaaatataataatatcagCCACACCACCATCTTCGATTCTCATCCAACTATTAAGAcacaaaataattatacaaaataattatattcattAAAGCTAGCTGATGTACTCACAACTTTTCACAAGAATACCAGCTAGATAGCTAATTATAGGTCGAAAATAAGTGAACTCGTGACAATACAGTTACCAGACAACATGAAGATTAATCACTAGACCTAATTAATTGAACATCTTCTGGTAGGCAACCAAACTAAACTCAAACAAACAAGAAAATCAAACAACCCTCAACACATTCTATCTTCTTAAAATCTTCAAGCCTTTCTATTCATCAATAATCATTTTGGTAGTCTCCAATCTGTGAATCACTATGCACATATGTTCATTCTGTTCTTTCTCTTACGATATACAGTTCTTCAGAACTTGCCAATTTTTCTACATTTTCTATTAATATTTCTCATGTAACCAAAAAGTTTACTGTGTCAAGAAATTAAGAATGGAGTTTGCAGGGATTTGAACATATAAGAGATCAACtactttataaaaaatttaagtagTTGATCATTTATTTATGTGAATCACTTTCTACCATGAAAATGTCCTGtggaaattatcaaaatattggCAAAATTTGAAACCAAGGAACCAACTACCAAAACCTTCTACTTCACTAAACTGGAACAAGCAATTTTTGACTAGCGTCGTCTTAGTGGGAAGAATTTTCAAACCAAACACTTTGGCTGTAAAAGGAACTTAGATAACTCTAACAAAGCCTATAAACACCCTCAGCAGTAACAAAAGTCGCCCAAATTTTTTCAAGAGAAGAACATATTGAATCCAAAACTGAAATAACTTTCTTTATGTGCTACTATGTAAATAAGATCTAAAACTGGAACcccataaataaaattttggattaCCGCCGTGCCAATTTTGATAGTGATACTTAGTAGCTATTAACTAACcttcaacaaaaaaaatcaaaattttccaAGAATTCACATGACATATATGATAATACGATAAAGATAACTGACCTCGTTTGATACATCAAAAACTCCATCCTGAATCTTCTTATATATTGTTGCAGCTGTTTTTATAAATGCCTGCATAGAGATTCTTTCCATTTATAACAgctaagagcatctccactctagtgctaaaatacctcacaatgctataatttagcatttagtataaaaagcacatctccattgcacttctatttcatgtgctaaatttagcatatgctaaactttgtgccaaatttgttagaaagtttagcatatgctaaattttattatatctaaattatttacagatttgccatcaataatgataatcacttataaaactataaatttagcatttagtttagcattttgcaatggagcaaattttaataatatgtgctatatgtagcattttatcttattttatgctaaaaatagcataaaaaatacaacatgcaatggagatgctctaataaaagaaaaatatgagaAGTTTCCACTTTAAGTAGTATGTTATGTCACCTCCTCAACATTCTGAGCAGTTTTTGCTGAGGCCTCCATAAAAATTAATCCATGCTCCTTGGCAAACTGCTCCCCCTCCTCTGTGCTGACAGCCCTTCTATGAGCAAGATCACACTTATTACCAATGAGCATAATTGTCATGTTTGCATTGGCATGCTGTCTGGCATCCTCCAACCAGCTGGCTAAGTGATTGAATGTTTCCCTCCTGCAAAGTCAGTAACCAAACATCAATACTAAGTCAGAATAACAAAATAAGAAGTTTTCAAGAAATAAAAGCAAAagtataattaataaaacaatatgaaaaggCCGTCTTTATTTCACGAAAGTATCTTCAAATTAATCAATAGCAGTAATCAGTTTAGACTGCCTAAACAACAAAAACCTATGATAGATGGCGGGTGTTGCTTACACTAACTTGAAGAGAAAATGACAAGAACCAATAAAGATTTCAGTTTCAGATGATCCAAGGGGCCAAAAGCACCACATTTTAATAGTTTTCCACAGAACGAAGgtcttaacttaatttaaatcATCGAGTAACAAGCACTTTTACATCCCGGGCAAGGAgtagataaataaattaaactgaaaacaaaCAAGTGAATATGCAAGTAATATAATAAGTTCTAGCACATCAACAGCAGATCATAACAACAATTTACCTAGTAATATCATAGACAAGCAAAGCACCAGCAGCACCTCTATAGTAGGACCTGGTAATGGATCTGAAGGACTCTTGACCAGCCTATAATACAACAAACAACGTAAACATATAAGCAAATAAAAACACAACTAATTAAGTGAATACAAGCAGCGAAAATCTTTGTAATAAGAATTGACAATTCTGACCGTGTCCCAAATTTGGAGCTTGATGGGCTTGTTATCGATGGTGATCATACGAGCCCCAAATTCGACACCTATGGTAAGGTCGTGCACCGGTTGAAACCTTTTATCAGTGAATTGTAGCAGCAGACACGATTTCCCCACTCCTGCAcacaaaaattattcaaaaacattaataatgttacaaaacccATCGGGATCAACTAataaaagaaggaaaaagatgaagagaTTATTACCAGTGTCGCCGATGATGATGTACTTGAAAAGATACGCGTATgacatttttctaaaaattagtTAGTGTTACAGTTACAATACTTGCGTGTTATAACGAAGAGATTGTGAGATAGGTATCAAATTTTGCAGGAAAAACAATTCTATGGACAGAATTGGTGAGTATGTGCAGAGATGGAAGAAGAGAACAATCAATCAAAGTATAACAGAATAAGAGAATTAATAGAATTGAAAAAACTGAAATTCAGAATTGGAAAACTAGAGATCAGAGAGGTGTTTGATCCAGCGAAGCCAAGTAAATAAGAAACGTTTCTCTATCACTTTGCTGTCATTCGccgatttcttttcttttgctaaTATCGCCTAATTGTTCACCCACAGTCCTtgacttttcttctttttacctTTACAGtccttttattttagtttataactaaaagATCCCTGACTCTTTAATGGGTATAACCCAAAAGTTCTAATCATATATACCGTCGTTTTTTAGCTaccaaacttttttttttcagcgGACGATTTTCCGAACAAAAATATTTAGGTGGAAGTTTTCACCTAAAAACTTATCATTTATgcataatttgatttaaaattttctctaaaaataattttgtatatGTGACAAgtttttaagataaaattaacaaaactcAATTGTCGTGTGTTAAAATTTGGCTACCATGTATGcactttgacaaaaaaaaaactcattaaaaaattaaaatttagtaatcaaaatgaaaagaaacaaagttaaatcatcaaaatgaaaaaaaggatAAGTTCCAGTGCGCTCATATCAATCATCCTATTTAGTATTTACCACATTCTATTTCTTTGTAAAACATTTGATTACAAGGCCACTGATATATCTATACTATTCTATAATTCTGAGCTCCACAAAATCTTTTAACATGATTCTGCCAAGtgtcttttttaaataatgacACGTGGACTATCAACCCATTAACTCTGCCAAAACAAACGTTGCAAATCTGCAATCAAACGTTGCAACACAGTGTCCTTCCGCCTTCTTCAACAACTTCAGCTTTCAGGCACTTGAACTTCCATCGCCCTCCACACCGTTACAAGACAGTGCAGGCGGCACCACTTAAATGGGATCAGCACTATATATATTCGAAAAAAACAAAGGCAATCGTCTTCATCACCCAGCAAAGCAAAACCTTTTCAATCGTCTTCGTCCCCCagtaaagcaaaacgttttcctCCTCCATCTTCCAAATAACTCAGCTGCGCAGGCCGCAATTCGGGAGCCCAACAGTCTTTCGTTCTTTCtacatttttatcgattacACAGGCATTAATCTTTACCCAGGTAATTTTTCGTTATTTGTACATTTTTATCGTTTACACAAGCATTAATCTTTGCCGAATATTGAAAAGCTGTTTATCTGCAAAGTACAATACAGTCACAACAACAAAGACAAACAATCAGCTGGACAATTGAGTGAGTAAAATCAACTATACATCTATCCTTTCAAACATATCAACGTCTGTTGCTGCAGAATTTAAGAAGCTGCAGTTATTCCCGCTTGAATAGATATATTCAGGTCAGATTACTTAATATTGAATCTCCAACACTTTGAATGTTTCATGTTTTGCACATAAGGTGTTTGATTAAATGAGGTTGAGAGGAATATCTTTTCCGACTCTTTCAATTCCAACCtcgcaaatattttttatagcATATGGATCGAAGATAAAAAAATCACTATTAGTGTTGTATTTGGTCCTTGAAGACATTCAAACCTCTATTCATATCTAAAGATCATTTTTTAACCATagagaaattttattatttgcttAATAATAATTCCTGGCTTGGAAGTTCTGAAAGCATTATTTAcaattgtttaaatttgtttaccAATGTGGTGTTTGCCAAAAGAGTATGTTGATATTGTAAATATGCATTTCCGGCTATAATGAATTAGACTTCGGTTTGTGTTGTATAAGAATTATTGAATTACAgttgtttaaatttatttaaagacTAATTTTGTTTATGCTTGTATTCATTTCCTTCGAAGCTTTTTTATTTCCatataacataaagcaacaacATTCATGTGCAATCAGTTGTTATTCTGATTTTagaattatgaaatttattttctGCTGATACATACTTAAGCTAGAAAATATTAATGTTCATAATCCACCATATATGTCCAGCAATTGACCAGGATTCTGTGTATTTTATCTTGTAATGCATTTAGTTACATTTGTCAAAGcattataattttgttaaatcATAATCGTTGTTATGGACAAGCAGGTGACAAATATATTAGGTTTACATTCATTTTGAATTGAAAGGATAGACGTATAGTTGAGTGACCCTTTGGCAAAGGACACTACAAATAGTTTATGTTATATGTAGAGACAATAGAAGAAATataatcttttcaaaaatataaccCGTCTTGATACTGTTTTTTGGTATTCTTACTATCATGAAGTTTGTTACTCTTATATGTGATGTGTACTAGAAAGGTATTGGTTTTTTTTGGGTCTGTGATGATTGCTGCAACTCCAAAGGTATTAGGTGTAATCATCAAACATGCTATGTTATAGGCTTCATCTTATAAACTCATTTCAATTTAGAACCCCTTTTGAAGAGTATTGTGTTTAGTTAGTCTTTGatacatttgattttttaaaatggatttgaATTTGAACAACTATAAAGGAATATAAATCCCTCAAATTATTGATTCTTATAAGAATTTGAGGTATTAAAATCTCTCTCATTCTTTATTTACTGGTTTAATACTTTCTAATCTTGGAAATCAATATCTTGATGTTAatggatatttaaataataatttgaatattacTGGGTGGTTGTATAGTGGAACTTGTAATGgatttttaattatcttttttgaAGCATATTGATAtggattttatataaattaataatagcaTGAATAGGTCTTGATTATATAAAACTATATGATGTGTGTGCAACAGAGCTCACTTTCTTCCTCTTATTGTTTCCAGAGTCTCGCCTCATAATGCAAATTGCAAACCTCTGCTCTGTCCATATAGTACTTAGTCCTAATTGTAAATTCATTTCTCCAAAGTTTTTAACTAACTATACAAATAGAACAATGTGATGTTCCTAATTAGCTACATAGCATATTCACTTCATcaataataaacaaacataatataattttcttatattaGGAAATTGGAAGAGTATATCAATGTTTGTAAGTCGTGAAGTGAAGAGTTCTGTTATtcttatttttacaatttagaaaagaaaatattgtttaaaattaaatatatacaatAATGATTTAAAGTGTAAAAACTAATACTAAAATGTTAAAAGTTTTATGATTAttaaatttgaagagttttaatttaatagtaatgttaataattattgaatatgaattttttatactaataactAATATTCCAAATAATCATTAAGTTGACATCTTAtggttttaatttaataaaggtCATAAAAATAAAGTCATTTTCaaaacaacttaaaaaaattcatttaattttatgtgtaatttaattaaaatccaTCTTATATTAACTATTAATAATTGAATAAAGGTTTCAAGGaaaaattactataattttaaataaactgatttttttaataaaaataaaaattaaaaaatattttttttcttaatttcaccgcgcaacgcgcgggcatcgacctagttaatgataataaaaaagaGTTACACAATCAGCATCAACTGCCACATCATCATCCTAACTTTTATTGTGTTACAACTTGCACTTTTACTGGAACTATATACTAAAATCAATCACTTACATACAATTGTATGATGACAAATCCTCAATAACAAATTTGAACATCCCAATTGATGGTTGTAGAGACAACTTTAACTGTGAGAAGATTGTCCTCTTGCCTGAATACAAAGGACTCTTCTTTTGAGTTTACAAAGCAGCATTTTGGCTTCCTACTGGAGTATGCTCCAAAGCTTCCTTCTCCTCTCCCTTTGATGCTTATAATTGTTGTGCCACCACTGCCCTCACACTCACATGCTACAGATTCTACAGCTCCCCCAGAGTTATACATGTTCACTAATCCAATGGCTCCGAACTCAATCTTCTCATCATAAACCTGCACATTCATTCCAGTTATATACATTTGTATCATCACCACAATTTAAACTATACATATGAAATAGAGACTAAGATACCTTGATAGGTGATATTGTGTAGACATCACATTCCAGAGTCTTTAATCTTACATCAAATGATTCATCCTTGTTTAGTCGACGCATTGATCCTGAAAAGTTTTATCCAACGTCAACCCGAATTGCATATATTTTTCCAGTGGTGAGGCTGATTGTGGGTTAGTAGTTAGTACCTTGATTGAAAGAATAAACTGCACAATCTCCGGTCCACAGGTTTTTAGTGCCGGAAACTTCTTCGAAATACTCGACATCAGCAGGAGAGACCTGTCCACTTACTGTCATTTCTGCACTTACCTGTTTCTGTTGTGTGCAAGGCCAGCTACCTGCTCCTTGGCAATTGAACACCCCAACTACTCCGGTACATTTGTTTAAGTTCCATATCTTCATCAGACTGAATGAAACCTCAACAGATTCACATTACATATGTAcaacttaaattaaacaaaggaGAAGGTGTCGAAGGAGATGGATAGATCAATACCTCTTCCCGTCCATTACTGGGTCGCTGAATAAGCAATCTCGCGATGGTCTTCCTGGATACTTAGCTCTAAGGATCGATCCATCACGAAGAACGAGCCTTTTTAGTACAGTAAAGTCATGATGCCCAGGTTTATCACTGTCTACATAATCTCTACTTAGTACTCACATCACATTATACCATACATTAAATAGGCCTTCTTGGTACTAATTTCATACCTAACATACACTCCGCACCCTCCTAC
Coding sequences within it:
- the LOC126679067 gene encoding ras-related protein RABB1c, coding for MSYAYLFKYIIIGDTGVGKSCLLLQFTDKRFQPVHDLTIGVEFGARMITIDNKPIKLQIWDTAGQESFRSITRSYYRGAAGALLVYDITRRETFNHLASWLEDARQHANANMTIMLIGNKCDLAHRRAVSTEEGEQFAKEHGLIFMEASAKTAQNVEEAFIKTAATIYKKIQDGVFDVSNESYGIKVGYGGIPGPSGGRDGSSSQAGGCCS